One part of the Eucalyptus grandis isolate ANBG69807.140 chromosome 10, ASM1654582v1, whole genome shotgun sequence genome encodes these proteins:
- the LOC104421710 gene encoding 18.1 kDa class I heat shock protein codes for MSLIPSFFGGRHGGVFDPFSRDIWDPFEGFGLAAAVQPPSGGDREAAAIANARIDWKETPEGHVFKVDLPGLKKEEVKVEVEDGRVLQISGERRREQEEKTDKWHRVERSSGRFARRFRLPENVRLDEVRANMENGVLTVVVPKAEEKKPEVKAIDVAGGELERERAE; via the coding sequence ATGTCACTGATCCCGAGCTTCTTCGGCGGGCGTCATGGCGGCGTCTTCGACCCCTTCTCCCGCGACATATGGGACCCCTTCGAGGGCTTCGGCCTCGCCGCGGCCGTCCAGCCCCCGTCCGGCGGGGACCGGGAGGCTGCGGCCATAGCGAACGCGCGGATCGACTGGAAGGAGACGCCGGAGGGGCACGTGTTCAAGGTGGACCTGCCGGGGctgaagaaggaggaggtgaaggtggaggtggaggacgGGAGGGTGCTGCAGATCAGCGGGGAGAGGCGGAGGGAGCAGGAGGAGAAGACGGACAAGTGGCACCGCGTGGAGCGGAGCAGCGGGCGGTTCGCGCGGCGGTTCAGGCTGCCGGAGAACGTGAGGCTGGACGAGGTCCGGGCCAACATGGAGAACGGGGTGCTGACGGTGGTGGTTCCCAAGGCGGAGGAGAAGAAGCCCGAGGTCAAGGCCATCGACGTCGCCGGCGGAGAGttggagagggagagggcggAGTGA
- the LOC104421711 gene encoding ACT domain-containing protein ACR12, producing MASSLASFVASSSPSSSLALRRSRAFSDHLAPPPCPPLGTPRAPPLDCKFPLLSIVFWRDRNIVHASANGTNAVDVTSMSDDSADYVPMPVVLIDQNSDSDATIVQLSFGDRLGALIDTMRALKDLGLDVSKGSVTTEGAVKQTKFYITRLDTGRKVDDPELLERIRLTIINNLLKYHPESSAQLALGEAFGIQAPGKKLDVDITTRIQVKEDGPKRSLLYVETADRPGLLVDIIKNLADININVESAEIDTEGLVAKDKFYVSYGGAALNSSLSQVLVNCLRYYLRRPETDVDSY from the exons ATGGCTTCATCGCTCGCCTCCTTCGTCGCCTCTTCGTCGCCGTCGTCTTCGCTCGCTCTCCGCCGCTCGAGAGCCTTCTCCGATCACCTCGCTCCTCCGCCATGTCCGCCTCTCGGAACACCTCGCGCTCCTCCGCTCGACTGCAAATTCCCCCTGCTCAGCATCGTATTCTGGCGAGATAG AAACATTGTCCATGCTTCTGCTAATGGCACGAATGCTGTGGATGTCACCTCAATG TCTGATGACAGTGCTGATTATGTTCCCATGCCAGTGGTGCTGATTGATCAAAATTCAGATTCAGATGCAACTATAGTGCAACTCAGCTTTGGGGATCGCCTTGGGGCTCTTATTGACACG ATGAGAGCATTGAAGGATTTAGGATTGGATGTATCAAAGGGAAGTGTTACCACAGAGGGAGCTGTCAAGCAAACAAAATTCTACATCACAAGACT GGACACTGGCCGCAAAGTTGACGATCCAGAGCTGTTGGAGAGGATCCGCCTTACGATTATCAACAATCTTTTGAAGTATCATCCA GAGTCCAGTGCACAACTTGCATTGGGTGAGGCATTTGGAATACAAGCTCCAGGGAAGAAG CTTGATGTTGACATCACTACTCgcattcaagtgaaggaagatGGACCGAAGAGGAG CTTGCTTTACGTAGAGACAGCAGATCGACCTGGATTGCTTGTAGACATCATCAAAAATCTTGCTGACATTAATATCAATGTCGAATCGGCAGAGATTGATACAGAA GGGTTGGTGGCTAAAGATAAATTTTATGTGAGCTATGGAGGAGCAGCACTGAATAGCTCATTGTCTCAG GTGCTAGTTAATTGCTTGCGATACTACCTTCGAAGGCCAGAAACGGATGTTGATAGTTACTAA
- the LOC104421713 gene encoding germin-like protein subfamily 3 member 2, whose product MSPKFQILFVTLLHVHLIRGSDPDPIQDFCIPSREESATTIQCKNSSLVTVEDFVFSGIKFPGKFSQTGLSATSVNANIFPGLNTLGMSFVRADFDINGINVPHLHPRATEVAFVVEGRVYSGFVDTQNKVFARVLDKGEVMVFPRGLVHFQMNVGDKPATILGSFNSQNPGLLRIPSAIFGSGIRDDLLEKAFGLSSEDMAKLKRRFAPPT is encoded by the coding sequence ATGTCCCCcaaatttcagattttgttCGTGACGCTCCTCCATGTTCATCTTATTAGGGGTTCTGACCCTGATCCTATCCAAGACTTCTGTATACCCAGCAGAGAAGAATCTGCGACCACCATCCAGTGCAAGAATTCATCGCTAGTCACGGTAGAAGACTTTGTGTTTTCCGGGATAAAGTTCCCTGGAAAGTTCAGCCAAACAGGATTATCAGCCACATCGGTGAATGCAAACATCTTCCCGGGGCTAAACACGCTCGGTATGTCCTTTGTAAGGGCGGATTTCGATATCAACGGGATTAATGTCCCGCATCTTCATCCCAGAGCAACCGAGGTGGCTTTCGTGGTGGAGGGAAGGGTTTATTCAGGGTTCGTCGACACTCAGAACAAGGTCTTTGCCAGAGTTCTAGACAAAGGTGAGGTGATGGTTTTTCCGAGAGGTCTAGTCCACTTCCAAATGAACGTGGGAGATAAGCCTGCCACTATTCTGGGGAGCTTCAACAGCCAGAACCCTGGACTGCTGAGAATTCCATCTGCCATTTTCGGGTCCGGGATCAGGGACGATCTCTTGGAGAAGGCTTTTGGGTTGAGCTCTGAGGACATGGCTAAGTTGAAGAGAAGGTTTGCTCCACCTACATAG
- the LOC104421714 gene encoding protein trichome birefringence-like 36, translated as MAEVVRPKLFSILLFFCIARLAHLERCQSTHFVNDLVEEEDSSWPDEEDGVDMVQSRHDPRRQSCDMSTGKWVVDESYPLYDSNCPYLSSTVTCQRNGRPDSDYQKWRWKPHACSLPRFDALKFLAKIRRKRIMLVGDSIMRNQWESLVCLVQGVIPTGRKTVSYNGPSMAFHAMDFETSIEFSWAPLLVELTKGPQNKRILHLDLIEENAKYWRGVDVLVFDSAHWWTHSDKWSSWDYYMEGRSMFTNINPMVAYEKGLTTWAKWVDLNLDPRRTRVIFRSMSPRHNRENGWKCYNQKQPLAYFSHRHVPEQLVVLQQVVRRMRFPVYLQDITAMSALRRDGHPSVYRRAMNQQERQNPRGFSSDCSHWCLPGVPDTWNEMLTALL; from the exons ATGGCCGAAGTGGTGAGACCCAAGCTCTTCTcgatcctcctcttcttctgcaTTGCCCGTCTCGCCCACTTGGAGCGCTGCCAGTCCACGCACTTCGTGAACGACCtggtggaggaagaagacagCTCGTGGCCGGACGAAGAGGATGGAGTGGACATGGTCCAGTCGAGGCACGATCCTCGGAGGCAGAGCTGCGACATGTCGACCGGGAAGTGGGTGGTGGACGAATCGTACCCTCTCTACGATTCCAACTGCCCTTACCTCAGCAGCACCGTGACTTGCCAGAGAAACGGACGACCCGATTCGGATTACCAGAAGTGGAGGTGGAAGCCCCATGCATGCTCACTGCCGAG GTTTGATGCACTGAAATTTCTGGCAAagataagaaggaagagaataatGCTGGTAGGCGATTCCATAATGAGGAATCAGTGGGAGTCTCTTGTGTGCTTAGTGCAAGGCGTGATTCCGACCGGCCGGAAAACAGTGTCTTACAACGGCCCTTCCATGGCTTTTCATGCAATG GATTTCGAGACGTCGATAGAATTTTCCTGGGCTCCACTGCTTGTGGAGCTGACCAAAGGGCCTCAAAACAAGAGAATCTTGCACTTGGATTTGATTGAGGAGAATGCCAAGTATTGGAGAGGAGTTGACGTCCTTGTGTTCGATTCTGCTCACTGGTGGACTCACTCCGACAAATGGAGTTC GTGGGATTACTACATGGAGGGAAGATCCATGTTCACGAACATAAATCCAATGGTGGCTTATGAAAAAGGACTCACTACATGGGCCAAATGGGTGGACTTGAATCTAGATCCTCGGAGAACCAGAGTCATTTTCAGAAGCATGTCACCTAGGCACAACAG GGAAAATGGGTGGAAATGCTACAATCAGAAGCAACCTCTGGCTTACTTCAGCCACCGGCATGTCCCTGAGCAGCTGGTCGTGCTGCAACAAGTGGTGAGGAGGATGAGATTCCCTGTGTATTTGCAGGACATAACGGCAATGTCTGCACTAAGGAGAGACGGGCATCCTTCAGTGTACAGAAGAGCGATGAACCAGCAGGAGAGGCAGAATCCGAGAGGCTTCTCATCTGATTGCAGCCACTGGTGCCTCCCAGGCGTGCCCGATACTTGGAACGAAATGCTAACTGCTTTGCTCTAA
- the LOC104423522 gene encoding disease resistance protein At4g27190: MEIVASVVSSLVVEGGKIVYRSISSKIRSCWHGETMGDAADSHIKVAELIPCPSIRDHTTASQTMARILQLLHDDKARRIGIWGMGGVGKSYLVKNLNNKLSSTSSSRKPFSLIIWATVSKTTSSQEPDLKNLQKKIASRLNLKEEETMERTAIQLLERLRREKFLLILDDVWEAINLDLVGIPRPESHLGSKILLTARSLHVCRKMMTDVEVKVEVLMDEEAWELFKEHAGEVADLQSIKPLAGTVCKECGKLPLALITVGSAMRRKERVGLWENAIDELRMSRPSIDGIEPNLYSSLKLSYDSLQNEKLKSCFLYCCLYPDDYSILISELVECWWAEGLIDDQLTYHAALNGGIALIESLKDSCLLETGDSDDSIKMHGVVRDVAIWIATCANPESKFLVRANVRMTRLSEFELQRDLERVSLMRNSIKALSDKEIECPKMISIFLQYNSFLQNIPENFLRGFGALKVMNLGGTQVRSLPVSLLHLRDLRALLLRSCNHLEELPPLGSLTKLCILDLHDTSIKQLPEGMDQLTNLKKLDLSYTLNLEFVLAETVSKLTSLEFLDVMESGYRWLIKPRPPMSYFEIYLQERHKEQRATVEDLQSLQRLSVLYLRLYDTVTAFEECDVYWIQRLKTFCCSMGLTYLAPDTPRPTEKDLSGDSIEWFISHATSLAFDNCCNLHEILENIVINRVDCFTNIKILTLKDAMLNEGSNARLDLLPNLEELYLDNIGKMKSISVLADRLGLIFPRLEALVVTGCDELEKLFFLGDRITSLPKLSKIKVDTCVRLNELFQYVLGSAKGHAAVPNLQTARLSGLPQLQCLCRREESWQSLEQLEVVRCPLLKKLPFRTINGNSIKEIRGDARWWSEVHWDTDDIKLHFDKHFKEMLDLQASLGR, translated from the coding sequence ATGGAAATTGTTGCTTCCGTTGTGTCCTCACTCGTGGTAGAAGGCGGAAAAATTGTTTATCGTTCAATCAGTTCCAAGATCAGGAGTTGCTGGCATGGAGAAACGATGGGAGATGCCGCTGATTCTCACATAAAGGTGGCGGAGCTTATTCCCTGCCCTTCGATTAGAGACCACACGACCGCATCACAGACAATGGCTCGTATTCTACAATTGTTACACGATGATAAAGCACGGAGAATTGGAATATGGGGAATGGGAGGAGTAGGCAAAAGCTACCTGGTGAAGAACCTAAACAACAAGCTCAGCAGCACTTCGTCATCACGGAAACCTTTCAGCTTGATTATCTGGGCGACTGTTTCAAAAACTACCTCATCCCAAGAGCCGGATCTGAAGAATCTGCAGAAGAAAATAGCCAGTCGGTTAAacttgaaggaggaggaaaccATGGAAAGGACAGCTATACAACTTTTGGAAAGGCTTAGAAGGGAAAAGTTTCTTCTCATTCTTGATGATGTATGGGAAGCCATCAACTTGGATCTTGTTGGTATCCCGCGACCCGAAAGCCATTTGGGGTCTAAGATTCTATTGACGGCTCGGTCTTTGCATGTTTGTCGAAAAATGATGACCGATGTTGAAGTTAAGGTAGAAGTCCTGATGGATGAAGAAGCATGGGAATTATTCAAGGAACACGCCGGAGAAGTAGCTGATTTGCAGAGCATCAAACCATTAGCGGGAACTGTCTGCAAAGAATGTGGAAAGCTGCCACTGGCTCTCATAACCGTGGGTTCAGCGATGAGACGGAAGGAGCGGGTTGGCCTGTGGGAGAATGCCATAGATGAGTTGAGAATGTCAAGACCTTCTATTGACGGTATAGAGCCCAACTTGTATAGCTCATTGAAGTTGAGCTATGACTCGCTGCAGAATGAAAAACTCAAATCTTGTTTTCTGTATTGTTGCCTATATCCAGATGACTACTCCATTCTCATAAGCGAACTTGTCGAATGTTGGTGGGCCGAAGGTCTGATCGATGATCAACTTACCTATCATGCCGCATTAAACGGGGGAATTGCCTTGATTGAGAGTTTGAAAGACTCATGTTTATTGGAGACCGGTGATTCAGATGATAGCATAAAGATGCACGGCGTGGTTCGTGACGTTGCAATATGGATCGCAACATGCGCAAATCCAGAATCCAAGTTTCTTGTTCGAGCTAACGTCAGAATGACTAGACTTTCAGAGTTCGAGTTGCAAAGAGATCTGGAAAGGGTTTCTTTAATGAGGAATAGCATAAAGGCGTTGTCTGATAAGGAAATAGAATGTCCTAAAATGATATCTATTTTCCTTCAATACAACTCCTTCCTACAAAATATTCCAGAGAACTTTCTGCGAGGATTCGGAGCTTTGAAAGTAATGAATTTGGGAGGAACCCAAGTAAGGTCATTACCCGTTTCTCTCCTCCATCTACGAGATCTTCGTGCTCTGCTTCTGAGGAGTTGCAACCATCTTGAAGAATTGCCTCCGTTGGGAAGTCTTACCAAACTCTGTATACTTGATCTCCATGATACAAGTATCAAGCAATTGCCAGAAGGGATGGATCAACTAACAAACCTAAAGAAGTTAGATCTATCATACACGCTCAACTTGGAATTCGTTCTAGCAGAAACAGTATCTAAGCTGACTTCCTTGGAATTCTTAGACGTGATGGAAAGTGGTTACCGCTGGCTCATCAAGCCCAGACCTCCAATGTCCTACTTTGAGATCTACTTGCAAGAGCGCCACAAGGAGCAAAGGGCGACCGTGGAGGATTTACAGTCATTGCAAAGGTTGTCTGTCCTATATCTACGCTTGTATGATACAGTGACAGCGTTTGAAGAATGCGATGTTTATTGGATCCAAAGGCTGAAAACGTTTTGCTGCTCGATGGGTCTGACGTATTTAGCGCCTGATACACCAAGACCAACGGAAAAAGACCTCTCAGGAGACAGTATAGAATGGTTCATATCTCACGCAACTTCTCTAGCTTTTGATAATTGTTGCAATCTTCATGAGATTCTGGAAAACATCGTCATAAACCGAGTGGACTGTTTTACTAATATAAAGATACTGACTCTCAAAGATGCCATGCTGAATGAAGGAAGCAATGCTCGGCTCGACCTACTACCGAATTTGGAAGAGCTGTATCTTGATAACATTGGGAAGATGAAGAGCATATCGGTATTAGCTGATCGCTTGGGATTGATCTTTCCTAGATTGGAAGCTTTGGTGGTAACTGGATGTGACGAATTGGAGAAACTGTTCTTCTTGGGGGATCGGATCACAAGCCTACCCAAATTGAGCAAAATCAAGGTAGACACTTGCGTCCGTCTAAATGAACTCTTCCAATACGTCCTAGGAAGCGCGAAGGGACATGCTGCTGTTCCTAACTTGCAAACGGCACGTTTAAGCGGGCTACCCCAATTACAATGCCTCTGTAGGAGAGAGGAGTCGTGGCAGAGTCTTGAGCAACTCGAAGTCGTGCGTTGTCCTTTGCTCAAAAAGTTGCCATTCAGGACCATAAACGGCAACTCGATAAAAGAGATTAGAGGCGATGCACGTTGGTGGAGCGAAGTTCATTGGGATACTGATGATATCAAGTTGCATTTTGACAAGCATTTCAAAGAAATGCTTGATTTACAGGCCAGCCTTGGCAGGTAA